In one Babylonia areolata isolate BAREFJ2019XMU chromosome 12, ASM4173473v1, whole genome shotgun sequence genomic region, the following are encoded:
- the LOC143288586 gene encoding uncharacterized protein LOC143288586, translating to MKFVALLLALVVAANARKPDKYMPQSDRQKRLSHGPCPDVSMFRCDNGLCIQAEWVCDTDNDCLDYSDEDGNCTHNCQGPNKFICQNQACIPREYRCDGKDDCDDGSDEDRCDLVTCPPGEMKCHNQVCIEDMWRCNGEDDCGDNTDEQNCVTCRSGFFRCATESQCIRQPYVCDGDFDCRDKSDEANCDHHH from the exons ATGAAGTTTGTGGCCCTATTGCTGGCACTGGTTGTGGCTGCCAACGCCAGGAAACCCGACAAATACATGCCACAGTCTGACAGACAAAAGCGATTGT ctCACGGGCCCTGTCCCGACGTGTCCATGTTCCGCTGTGACAACGGGCTGTGTATCCAGGCCGAGTGGGTGTGTGACACGGACAACGACTGTCTGGACTATTCCGATGAGGATGGAAACTGCA CCCACAACTGCCAGGGACCCAACAAGTTCATCTGTCAGAACCAGGCGTGTATCCCCCGCGAGTACCGCTGTGACGGCAAGGACGATTGTGATGATGGCTCGGACGAAGACCGGTGTG ACCTGGTGACGTGTCCCCCTGGAGAGATGAAGTGTCACAACCAGGTGTGCATAGAAGACATGTGGAGGTGTAACGGCGAGGATGACTGTGGCGACAACACTGACGAGCAAAACTGTG TGACGTGCCGCTCTGGGTTTTTCCGCTGCGCGACGGAGTCTCAATGCATCCGACAGCCGTACGTGTGTGACGGGGACTTTGACTGCAGAGACAAGAGCGATGAGGCCAACTGTG ATCATCACCACTGA